In Gemmatimonadota bacterium, a single genomic region encodes these proteins:
- a CDS encoding LLM class F420-dependent oxidoreductase yields PLTVLAALAYKTTTVKLGTAVLILPYRHPLAAAKALATIDVLSGGRTVVGVGAGWLEQEFTALGTSITERGARTNETMDIFKAVWTQETPAFAGKHFQFADIKFIPKPVQQPHPPILVGGMTKGALRRIARRGDGWIAMGKGPDDIQEPLETLRELTSQAGRDPDDLQICMLPLGAPSVDQLIRDIPRYADLGVDHVYLSFRAWTNEFAELMRLMEHFAKEMKLA; encoded by the coding sequence ATCCGCTCACCGTCCTGGCAGCCCTGGCGTATAAGACGACAACCGTCAAACTCGGTACCGCGGTTCTGATTCTGCCCTACCGGCACCCCTTGGCCGCGGCCAAGGCGCTTGCCACCATTGACGTCTTGTCCGGTGGGCGGACGGTTGTCGGCGTGGGGGCCGGCTGGCTGGAGCAGGAATTCACCGCCCTGGGCACATCGATCACAGAGCGGGGAGCCCGCACGAACGAGACCATGGACATCTTCAAGGCGGTCTGGACGCAGGAAACGCCAGCGTTTGCCGGAAAGCATTTTCAGTTCGCGGATATTAAATTTATTCCCAAACCGGTTCAGCAGCCGCATCCGCCCATTCTTGTCGGGGGGATGACCAAGGGCGCCCTGCGTCGCATAGCGCGGCGCGGCGATGGCTGGATCGCCATGGGCAAGGGACCGGATGACATCCAAGAGCCCCTGGAAACCCTGCGGGAATTGACCTCTCAGGCGGGTCGCGACCCGGACGATTTGCAGATTTGCATGCTGCCGCTCGGAGCGCCGAGCGTGGATCAGTTGATCCGGGACATTCCGCGCTACGCCGACCTGGGGGTGGACCATGTCTATCTGTCGTTCCGGGCCTGGACGAATGAGTTTGCCGAACTCATGCGCCTCATGGAACACTTCGCGAAGGAAATGAAGCTGGCCTAG